In Gossypium hirsutum isolate 1008001.06 chromosome A10, Gossypium_hirsutum_v2.1, whole genome shotgun sequence, the DNA window ctcaaagaatttttcgcgaaatttcaaaaattttacctaggtccaggggacacacgcccgtgtggctcacatgaccaagtgacacgctcgtgtcctaggctatgtgggcattcgatatgaggcacatggccgtgtcccagcccgtgttcaaATTAGGGTGCTTACTGACTTGGGTtatacggccaagccacacatccgtgtgctaggttgtgtgaacaatttaatttgcattaattaggtgcaagggtcacacggccaagacacatgcccgtgtgctaggccgtgtgccacacacgcctgagacacacgcccgtgtcttcatTTGTGTGAACaatactgagcattctatttttcaatttttaagatgtaggggacacacggcgaaaccacacgcccgtgcgcatggccatgtgtcagtcacggctgagacacacggccgtgtctctaactgtgtggacaaaataaggctatttctaagccttatttctcaccccaAATATatcttccacctacattaacacCTTGATAAATTCACCAtccaattcaagacattaaaatcaagccaaaattaaGTCTTAAACATGACATATTATCACACATGTTCAAGTATTCAAACTTATCAACTATTCATTTATGCATATAGGCATATTTTACCAATTATGTTAACTTCAAAATCATACTTCAATAGGTTTATATACTTTCCACCATATAGTTATTTTAAACACACATATTAAACAAGCTTAGGACATATTAATATCACAAAGTATATCAAAcacaagccataccaatggctagcatcaatcaaacatttatatttcatcacttggccaatttaacctatacatgccattatatccaaaATAATATTTGCTATCTATACCAAAACGAGTTGAAGGATAATGTGACGTTGCTCTGACCCACGTCCCAACCTTTTCGAGCTTTTgagtactataaaacaaaggaaataaaacatagtaagcatttaatgcttagtaagttcgtataacatgaaatttaacttaccattatttcatatataaggtaagcatacaatACATATCCCAAACAACATGtccaaaagcctaacacatatcCTCAAAAATAATGTTAGTCATATAAACaccaagaaacatgtatgagctcattaaacattaaatttcCATGTTTATAACTTTTCCACTCTTGTGTCCaaatatcaatttcatatatttcatgtatgtataggtaataattcaattctaccttcatattttctcatgtcaggatttttccgttgaatcattaaaaatatcgatggatacacgggtagtacacacgaagtgtacaaatctaaaattcgtcaattcatatttgggAATGTTCGTACGAGCACATAAATgggaagctctttcgagccatataacaagAAGCTTATTCGGGCtataataggaagctcataagagccataatcaggaagctcGTGCGAGCATATAACTGGTAGCTCCGAATAGCCATTAATCGAGAAGCtccagatagccatatatcgggaagttcaagcaagccatatcgggaagctctaAAGAGCcaattaacgggaagctcacgaagagcaataacaggacgctcataagagctaaggtgtgtccacaacacatgtaggattaCAACCTATCGAGATACTCCGAAgagctataacgggaagctcgctaGAACCATTTAACAGGAATCTCATAAGAGCTAATAATGGGACGCTCTTTTGAGCTagggtgtgtccgcaacacatgcggGAACACAACCATTTGGGATCCCTATATccatcatttttcatttattcacacggGACTTAATAATTGTCGGGCATTTTcaaatatgtgatttatttcaTATACATGACAATCATACAATCACATACAACAATTCAATtattacatataaatatacaatttagttacacgaacttacctcgacacttgttcgtataCGAGAATCTGTTTCCCTTGATCCAATTCCGTACtaggtctatctggatctatacaagtaaatttaactcaatttaatacaattaatattcACTTCAGTCCAATTCACATTTTAGGCAAAagtatcattttgcccctatacttttgattaattctaatttcatccctagactcggaaaataaaattcatgaaatttaatcttCATTCCTAGCCTAGAAATTTCATACATAATAATAGAAATCCCATGAATTCCATAAAATTAAGAATTTTCTATACATTCaatatcttttcaatttaatccctaaatcatattttttcttcaaaattctttaataaaacactTTTAAATACCCATCAACACCTCAAATTCATTatctaataactaaaatcatatgaattcatcaatggtaactttcaaaattttcaataaaatccgAAACAAAGGAAAAGGttacttggacctaattgtaacaatcataaaaaacataaaaattccaAGAAACGGGTGAGGATTTGACTTATATGAAGCAAGAattgaaaaaccagcttaaaccctcttgaatatatttttttagaactgAAAATGACGATAAAATGTCTAgaattctttaatttctcatttatttcctttaatttggaaaaatttctaattttgcccttactTCACACCATTTCATCATCTTTGTAAGGCTTATGCCGCCCCAGCCATATGCTTTTGGTATATTTTTGCCTTAAGTCCCTCCTTATTTATtggttaagctatttaatcactatttcttttaatcaacaagttttgcacctttttcaatttagtcccttttaacAAATTAGATGTGTAactggtaaaatttcttaacgaaatttttatatgacattcctatcataTCATAGACTatagaataatattaaaataaattttcttgcgTCCttaaatttgtggttccaaaactatTGTTCCGATTTTACTGAAAATTAACTATTACATGTAATAAGAGTAGCAACTTTTGCTAATCAAGTTTACCCAAATCATTGTTTGTGGAGAAagtaattttaacttaaatttaaatattttgatcctataaattataaatatttaatatagaaATGAATTATAAACGCTATTATAAAAGATTGGTGTCTAACATTCGTGTCACTACCAGTTCCATACCATCTTGCCGATATATACTAGAGATAAAAGATAAGGGCCAATACACTAAAAGTactcaaattatatattttaaattggtcTCTAAATTTTAAGATGTTCCAATTGAGTTATCTAAGTATtagaataatataaatttaatttctttttgtcaACCAAGTCATCAACTTTAGTTTTAAATGCCAATTTAGATTTAAcatgaaacatatttaaaatacataaattaaattgtaGATACATATATACTTACTATGTGTTAAGCTTGtatctaatttttaaaaacaaatattgcCAATAAAATTTTGGGAGACTTTTAAAGACCAAATATAAGCTAGACTAATAGAatgacttaattgatataatattgatACTTTTAGGTGGGGGAATTGAAAATTAGTTACTTTGATGTAACACTTgcacatttattttaatttctacttatctcatcattaattaaaaattaattacttgAGTACTTATACGTATTTGattcatatttcattatttttattatatttatgtgaGGTTCATATTATCCAACAATCTCCCTTTTAGAtcatatatatactattttttttgCTCATGCAATGTACCAGTTTGGGTGTATGTATTAATTGGATTATAGTATGTCTTTTATTCAAActttgtattaattaaattaagatttctctataaatttaatatgaaattaatacaaaaacctatttttccattttaaataagtaaaaaaactaaaccatatatttaaattaatcaataaccttaaaatgaaaaattataaaaaaaaagagtatgaGTATGAATTAAAAAAGTGAATAAAATTGTTTGGACCCCATTATcacaaaaaaaaagtattaattgGTGGTATAATCACCAAttctttggaaaaaaaatatttatataaaaaaaattaagaaagtcAATAGAAAgatcaaaattttaattgtttagggttattaaattggaaaagaaatcagtaatacatgttaaaattctttataaaatattaatatttatttttttattcacacaaatttcaaaataattactaaattagTAGTAcctgtgaatttttttaaaatattattatttatttgtttaaataatttattaaaattttattttaaaaattggtcCCACTTTCTATAATAGTAAAAATTGTGGAGCTGGCATTTAGTCAACACTAACACTTGTTAGAATTTTAACTCATCATTAAATAATGTTTCCTGTAAAGGTTAGATTTTGCTATTAACCCCTACACTTAGTAAAAGTTAtggatttaatctctatactttattTGTCAGttttagtctctgtactttttaaaatttaaaattttagtaaaataattgttaaattcattaagtaaaGTTCTATTGTAACTCCTTAAACTCGGCCTGGTCGCTAAGCCCGAATATCATGATGCCATACCACCATCTCATGTCATACTCATAGTAAATTGTCACATTATTAAGAAATTATCCTCTTTATCAGTGGtcttataaatttttagtcagacatatatcaatcatcattagaacatggcaaacatactttaaataatcttataataattaaacatgcataaggTCCATTTAGCAAAATCTCAAAACTGACCACGTAGGTATTGATACTGAAGGtgaggtatcgataattttttcaAGTGGTAACAATACCACTTGGAAAATCAGTACCAAAACATCATTCTGTTTCTCATCCAAAAATAAAACTTGGAAAATATCAATACCAttgaaaaagtatcgataaaattaccccgagtatcaatactcgtgATAGGGTATCAATACCAATTTACAATTCTGACTTCctacatatttcaaaatcatagaGGCTTCGTTTTTATGcaaaaatctcgaaatccaccattaacgagtCAAATTTcagcttttattcaaaacatgtgatttaatggctaaaatcttagttttaaagactaaataacatttaaaactatttaggAGTTGACTTGTTACCTTAGATGACGAAAAATTGAGTGTTCGATTGAAAACCTAAAAAACCCACAAGCTTAACAAGGAAGGAAACTATGgtttttttgggtgtttttcttggatTTTATGGAGATATTTGACTTGGGTGATAATAGAAATCAAGAGAATTAAGGTTGAAGAACAAAAAGTGGAAGAGAGGAGCTTTGGGAGCAAGGGACGGCTAAAGCATGAAGATGGAGAAGACTAACATGAAACTTATAGGTAGGGGATGATTTTaggttgattttttaaaatttgatttaattgccTCTTGAAAACTcacaattttgactcttttataAATCCgtcctttttctaaaattaaaggtttctaaaacactttttcaaaaattgttttgaccttttaaaaaccataataaaaaaacattaccGACATACCATGTCACAAAATTTCGAACACTCtaagactaaaatttttaaaatacccctaaaaatccTAGGCTcaattttgaggtgttacatctattatttccaaaatttgatgcgCCAAACAAATTAACATATATGTAATGTCATGCcaacttattattttcacatattacgtACTCACTAAAAATCCAGTTAATGGATTACCGACTATCATTTGcttaagattgaaatttcaaaattcgaaaagtatagagacttagaATCATTCAAATAGAGAAAATGAACTAAATCTATAACTGTACACATAGTATAAGACTAGTAATTAAATTTGATCAAACGAATTTGACTGCTACTATTTGGCcaagaataaaattataaattttgaaaaatacagaaaataaaattaaccaatttgaaaaatataaagactgaaattgattaaataaaatctacaactttcacaaagtataaaaactaatagcataatttaaccttTCTAAAATGCATGGAAATCTTACTTCAAATAATATGTGTAGATTCTTTAAAacaatattgaaatattgaaataaatacttagaagaaaaacctaaaattttagaAGAAAAGTTAGAGGGAGAATAATTTCTAGTAAgtattgatttatgaaattttgattttattttcccAAGTAATTAGTATTATTGTTCTTGTGATACCATTACATATTAGATTCATTCagattataaaacttaaaaagaaagaCTAAGATTATAAACTACATAGTTGGAAAActaaattatctttttaatttccttgtttttttcccttttttaaatattttatttttcctagtAAAAAGGAAATTTTGGCCTTTTTATAGGGAATTGCCTAGGAAAACTTGGATTTTTATAGAAAAAaccatttttatctttttaatttcatttttttagtttttttagaattaatttagttattttccaaaaagatgatttttagagaaaaaaatttagggttttatagGAAAAACCTGagcttttataaaaaatttagttatAGGAAAAATTTGAGTTTCTTTTTTGCACTTGAATAACTCAATTTCTAGTATAAACTCAATTTCCAGTATAAACTCAATTTCCAGCATagactcaaattttttttttgaaaaataaaattaattctaaaaaaaaatagtgaccaaaataaaaatattactaaagttgagtgactaaaattaGTGTACAATAACATTGCCTAACCCAAATTAACAAcgaatgactaaaatgaaaacagtTTGTAGTGACAATGCtcttcttataatttttttttaatttttagtacctaaaataaaaacttatgaaAATTAGACGTTGAACCATAAATTTCCcattataaaatttctttatgaatgTACTTTTGCAATTTTTATTGCTTTACCGGTGACTTTTCAATAAAATCATCTTTTATTAATGGGAAATTGtcacatttaatatatatatatatatatcatttttgaatttcaaaatataattagtGATGTCCAcggaacaaattaaaaataaaacatctcaaatttTAGCTTAATGAGAATACGGACAGTGGACGTATTTGCATAGCGTATGTGAGTAGCAGATGTACTAATCCCAAATAACTAATAAGAGATTGTTATTCACTGGTAGGACCCAGTTGATGTTTGAAATGAATTAGACGAAACATTTGTATTGAAAAAGTGGGTACCTAATTATATAGGTTGTTGATTGGGTGACTTCACTAAGGAAGCGGATGGCTAATGCCTTCTTCGAAAGGGTCAAGAGGTTTTGATGACCAAAGGTATACAAGTTGATTTTGGTAGCTTATTATATTCACAAGTGTGTAAGCAGAGGTGAAAGCCAAAAAAATTTTTTAGGGAGAtcggataaaattttaattttttataatttatatttttataatttataaaagattaaattgaatttttataattttagagaaagtcaaagtacaattttacttttattaatttaaaatttttaaaaaatttcaaagacctaaaatgaaattttctattttaagggcCGTGCCCATGCCAACCCTGGCTACGCCCCTGTGTGTAAGTGACGagatataacaataataataagggAAAACATTTGATATGTACTTGTTTATCCAACTGAAAGTCTTTCTTCAATtatctctttttatttatttggtaaGGAAGTAAAAGGTATCATATGAAGCAACATAGACACAGAATCTCAAAATTTTCCCATTAGATTCAATCATATTAGTCCTATAATACCATCTGGTATCAAACAACAGTTTCTAGTAATAAGCAAGAAAACAGACTGAAAATGCGATCACAAATCCAATATTTTCAATTGTTGTCATCACTAGTAGTGTTTGATGTAGCAGAAATGTGCATTTTGAGCTTCTCTAACTCCAATCTCAGCTTCTCATTCTCTAACTCCAATCTCACCCTCTCATTCTGGTGCAACAATTGATCTTCTTCGTTGATCACTTGAATCAATTTCAAGTTCTGTTCCCTTTCACGCTCTAACTCCAATCTCAGCCTCGCATTCTCCTTCTCCAATTCATCTTCTCTGTCGATCGTTTCAGATCCAAGCTGGTTAATTATTTTCTTCACCTTCTCCTTTTGATCATCCAAACTCGTCATCAATGCCATCAGTTCGTTCACCATTGTTTCTGCATTAACTTCATTGCCACGGCCACCTGCAGCCGGTTGTTGTTCTTCACCATCATCGTCACATGGAATCACCGCTTCTGTTGACTCCACGGGGAATGCAGGGTCATGCACCTCAAACTCCTCGTCTTCATTGCCTTTCCCTTCAATTATCGATGACATCGGACGGTTAAGGAGCACACTAGACGCCCTGTCCCCATTAGGATCACAATCCACACCTTCCTCAAGAATCTTGCCTGCTGCCCTAAACCTTTCTTCAACACTAAGCAATCCACGCAGCAAATTCTCCGCAAGAAACTCAGAAGTACCATTGCAACTCTCAAAGAAAGGATGTTTCAAAAGCTCATCTGCAGTGGGTCGGTTTGCAGGATCTTTACGGAGACAAGAAGCAACCATGTCTTGAAATGTTTCTGAAAACTTCTTGGTGGAGTCAAGAGCAGTTATGCCGAAAGACCATATATCAGCTTTGAAACTATAATCTTTATGTGAATGGATCACCTCTGG includes these proteins:
- the LOC107896026 gene encoding serine/threonine-protein kinase BLUS1 is translated as MAYEQEDHPKLQFPLDSNSYNTTAEIGAGVCSKVYTAQCLPINSTVVAIKSIDLDQSNADFRNLVGRETNTSSLLSHPNILNPHCSFTAGNRLWVVMPFMSGGSLESIISSSSPNGIQEKCIAIILKETLTALSYLHSQGHLHRDIKASNILLDDNGRVKLADFGVSSSFYASSSVYRLGSSTFSQYWMAPEVIHSHKDYSFKADIWSFGITALDSTKKFSETFQDMVASCLRKDPANRPTADELLKHPFFESCNGTSEFLAENLLRGLLSVEERFRAAGKILEEGVDCDPNGDRASSVLLNRPMSSIIEGKGNEDEEFEVHDPAFPVESTEAVIPCDDDGEEQQPAAGGRGNEVNAETMVNELMALMTSLDDQKEKVKKIINQLGSETIDREDELEKENARLRLELEREREQNLKLIQVINEEDQLLHQNERVRLELENEKLRLELEKLKMHISATSNTTSDDNN